From a region of the bacterium genome:
- a CDS encoding HD domain-containing protein, translating to MKQHLTHHIFEVVSEAAHQLGIPCYAIGGYVRDIFLKRDSKDVDIVAIGSGIDLAHEVANLLPNKPHVSFFKNFGTAMLKTDDGWEIEFVGARKESYNRNSRKPIVENGTLEDDQNRRDFTINALAISLNKESYGELLDPFNGIKDMEDKIIRTPLDPDITFSDDPLRMMRGIRFASQLGFTIEPETLQAIERNSERIKIVSMERISDELNKIILSKVPSVGFNYLFDTKLLHIIFPELAAMYGVEVINGKAHKDNFYHTLKVLDNICLETDDLWLRWSAILHDIAKPATKRFEPGHGWTFHGHEDRGARMVKPIFDRFKLPLNEKMRFVQKMVALHLRPIVLSQEVVTDSAVRRLIVDAGEDVDALITLCRADITSKNEIKVKKFLANLKIVQQKIIDVTERDNLRNFQPPVDGFDIMNTIDIQDKTQIGAIKAAVREAILDGEIKNDRQEAFDFMLATAAKMGLSIKPSPTT from the coding sequence ATGAAACAGCATCTTACCCATCACATCTTTGAGGTAGTGAGCGAAGCCGCCCACCAATTAGGCATACCCTGCTATGCTATTGGCGGCTACGTGCGTGATATTTTTTTGAAAAGAGACAGTAAAGACGTTGATATTGTGGCTATTGGCAGCGGAATTGATTTGGCGCACGAAGTAGCAAATCTACTCCCCAACAAGCCCCACGTAAGTTTTTTCAAAAACTTCGGGACGGCCATGCTTAAAACCGACGATGGTTGGGAAATTGAGTTTGTAGGTGCCCGAAAAGAATCGTACAACCGCAACTCGCGCAAACCGATAGTTGAAAACGGTACGTTGGAAGACGACCAAAACCGCCGCGATTTTACCATAAACGCGTTGGCAATATCACTTAATAAAGAAAGCTACGGCGAGTTACTCGACCCTTTTAACGGGATAAAGGACATGGAAGACAAAATCATCCGTACACCTTTAGATCCTGATATTACCTTTAGTGATGACCCATTGCGCATGATGCGAGGCATACGCTTTGCCAGTCAGTTAGGTTTTACCATTGAACCTGAAACATTACAGGCCATTGAACGCAATTCCGAACGGATAAAAATTGTTTCGATGGAGCGCATCAGCGACGAGTTGAACAAAATTATCCTTTCAAAAGTGCCTTCGGTGGGTTTTAACTACCTGTTTGATACAAAGCTGCTGCACATAATTTTCCCCGAACTGGCAGCCATGTATGGCGTAGAGGTGATAAACGGAAAAGCACATAAGGACAACTTTTACCACACCCTAAAGGTGCTGGACAATATTTGCTTAGAAACCGATGATTTGTGGTTACGCTGGTCGGCCATACTGCACGACATTGCCAAACCGGCAACCAAACGTTTTGAGCCGGGTCACGGATGGACGTTTCACGGCCACGAAGACAGGGGCGCTCGAATGGTTAAACCCATTTTCGACCGTTTTAAACTTCCCTTAAATGAAAAGATGAGGTTTGTACAAAAAATGGTAGCCCTGCACCTGCGCCCTATTGTGCTTTCGCAAGAGGTGGTGACAGACAGCGCTGTACGCCGATTGATTGTAGATGCAGGCGAGGATGTGGATGCACTGATTACGTTGTGCCGCGCCGATATTACCTCGAAGAATGAAATTAAGGTGAAGAAGTTTTTGGCGAACCTTAAAATTGTTCAGCAAAAAATAATCGACGTTACCGAGAGAGATAATCTGCGTAACTTCCAACCACCGGTGGATGGTTTCGACATAATGAATACCATTGATATACAGGATAAAACCCAAATAGGTGCTATAAAAGCAGCAGTTCGCGAAGCCATACTCGACGGTGAAATTAAAAACGACCGACAAGAGGCTTTTGATTTTATGCTGGCCACCGCAGCAAAAATGGGATTATCGATAAAACCTAGTCCTACAACATAA
- a CDS encoding plasmid pRiA4b ORF-3 family protein, with translation MPLYKFKVYFEDNDEVYRIIEVKHNQTFQHLHDAILTSVGFDNKHEASFYMSDDTWRKGQQITTKKGTDNPLLKDSKLNAFINDPHQKILYVYDLEAQWWFNCELTGIIINEDAGKEYPFVAKTVGKAPKQYNTEKKIGEDLEEDEFEYITRNLLAGDVAPEELGEGFGSEGEEEESEDGEDSGLFADDEEAPTTGLDDDM, from the coding sequence ATGCCACTGTATAAATTTAAAGTTTACTTTGAAGACAATGATGAGGTGTACCGCATCATCGAAGTGAAACACAATCAAACTTTTCAGCACTTGCACGATGCAATCCTTACCTCTGTAGGGTTTGATAACAAGCACGAAGCATCGTTTTATATGAGCGATGATACTTGGCGCAAGGGTCAACAAATAACTACCAAAAAAGGTACTGACAACCCTTTGCTGAAAGACAGTAAACTGAACGCCTTTATAAACGACCCGCACCAAAAAATACTGTATGTGTATGATTTGGAAGCACAATGGTGGTTTAACTGCGAACTTACCGGCATTATTATTAATGAAGATGCAGGAAAAGAATATCCTTTTGTGGCTAAAACAGTAGGCAAAGCCCCCAAACAATACAATACTGAGAAAAAGATTGGCGAAGATTTGGAGGAAGACGAGTTTGAATACATTACCCGCAACTTGCTTGCAGGCGACGTAGCCCCCGAAGAGTTAGGAGAAGGCTTTGGCAGCGAAGGCGAAGAAGAAGAGAGCGAGGACGGAGAAGACAGCGGATTGT